Part of the Periophthalmus magnuspinnatus isolate fPerMag1 chromosome 23, fPerMag1.2.pri, whole genome shotgun sequence genome, TGTTACATACTGATGCGTCCTGCCCATTGCGCGCGCACGCCCTGAGTCCTTCATTATAATGGGCTGTGATGTTGCAGGTGAGTAGCTCAGTGTTGGGGCAGCTGCAGTCTGTCACTATGTTTCATCATATACGGGATAAGGACTGGCTCCAGGCCTGAGAGCACCGGGGCACGTCGATAAATCACTATTAAAATGAGCTCACTTCCACCAGCTTCAGCGCACTTTCCTAACAAGACAACTGCCCAAAAGGCAACTCTGCAACTTTAAAGTGACATGaaaacaagtcaaatctgtccaAACTAGCCTCCTCTAAATGTTAaaactgtagaaaaaaaaaaccacaagtCATCAGCATCCAACTAATCCTATCCCCTGTGCATAGTCTACACATCTTGTAGGCATGCTTTTAATACACTGATATGAACATATAGGCTAAAAAAAAAGGGTATAACAACTCACCTTTTCCTCAAAtaacacataataaaaaaataaaaacataaaaaaaacagctgtgtgTGCAGGACAGGCGATTACCTCATAGGACCACCTTTAAGTTTCACAAAAGTTAATGTTTGGGAATATATTAAAGCTGAAAAtgttattacatttgtttttatttatttatatacgtttttttgttgtaataagaAGGTTTAGAATGTTTGTCACGTTAAAACTTCTAATTTACtcatgggatattggcattaaaaaaacaaaaaaacaacgatTAACTATTTTTCCACTAATGTTTTCCAATAATTACGCACCGTCGTCTAAACTCAATTAGGGCTCATGCATTTAATTGACAATGGATATGCCTCTTACCTGTAGGCGTCCCACTCCCTTCCCGCTCTTTCACGCCCTTTATCGCATCTGCAGAGTGCTACAATCCACTGGTGACCCGATGCGGTGCACACATTGGCGCGTTGGACCGGGGCAAATAGGCTACACCTTTGCGCAGCGGTTTTccttatggtaaaaaaaaaaaaaattggcttTAATAGCAATCGGAATTATTCTCTGGCATCTCAGCTGACGCACATGGGGTGGTCCTGATTTCCCAACCTTCTTAAATGTCGCTAAAATCCGTGGATCTAATAAACACGAGCTTGGAGGATGTGGGGTACGTCCCGGTGCCTAATAGCTTCCTCCTGCATCCCCAGCACTTGTGTCAAACCCGTGTGGAGCAGAGCCGTGTCAGTGCAGTCGCCTCAGTGCCTCAGCGCGTGCTCCTCCGTGTCTCTGCTCGCTCTGACAGCTCCACTCCGCGCGCACCAACTTTTATGGAGTCTCCAGCAGCTTCGTTCTCCCGCTTCACACGTCACAGTTCGGCTGCAGATTGCAATAAGTGCACATTGATACCGAAATTAAGGctttttgagtaatatattttaaagggggaaaaatgccactagtcctgttttttgtttttttttaaacaataaactgCAATAAGAAGACAGGCGTTTAAACTAAATTAGCCCACTGACgccaatgtatttttttattttttttatacaaattcaaatatttatgttttattgtgaaaataaataaaccttcTTCActtattttgttactttttttttctttttcttttttttttttttttgcgatgTTGCCAGGTCCAGTTTGTTTCTCAATGATTATACAGCACCGCCATCTAGTGGTCATCAACCATGTGACCAGTATCCCAGATAACAAGTAAAGGCCATAAAAATGCCAAATTCAAGGtcatatataaatatagtatatgtttttgaaaatgataaTTGTAATGAACTGCCATTTTTGCTAATTAAAAGGTAATTGGCCAAAAGGTGTTTATAACATACACAAAAGAGATCAAGAGATAAATCAACTACGTTTTTAAAACACTCACCCAATCATCCCATTGCATTTCAGAaatgttttgacattttatccaaaaaaatgtttatttgtgtgattgaAAACATTCTTGTCACACAAGCACACACCCATATTTTATGAACAGAAATCAATTTTAGAATTCACGTGTGAACACAAAATCATGACAGTGAAATAAGCACTAGCTGATTGGTTCTGCAGTTtattttaggagaaaaatatttttgatgttttaagcTGCACCCATTGAAAAGTACTGTATAAATGAATGTGATTTTGTGGGATGAGGTGCAGTACCCCTGTCCCATCACCCCAAGGCCACCTTAGAGAGGCAAGATGGAGGCTCCGTTTTGCGATTGTCCATGGTGCTTTTGAAGGCATTGAGGCTAGACCCAAATGGACCAAAACCGGGCCAGGATTAGTTCATATTGTGTCCAACAGTTGTTTCACACTCCTCTTTGATGTAAACCGTTTCTTCTATGTCGGACTCAAGATGCTCCAAGCGCTCAGCCTGGCCATTCATAATCTCATCTGGGGTCTTCATAAACCTACAAATAACAATTTATAGGGTatggtgaaaataaaaacaccagtaattaTTAAAGAAACATTTGTGAAAATTAGGATTAAAGTAGTCTACCTGAATAGAAGTCTCTGCCCAGGTTCTTTCCTGATAATGTTGAGTTTGTAGTAGTGTCTCAGTGCTCTCGACATCTTTTCGTACGTCATATTTGTCCTGTTCTgtaacacagaaacacaagtgGCCATTATAATACAAGTAATGAATAAGTGCAAAGACTCTTCTGGCTGTAATGCATTGGCACCTGTCCTTATGGCAACAGGATACAAAACAgatacaatttattttttaatatacatctaaatgtaaaaattatacaaCACTAAAAAGATGAAGTAAAGGAATGACAGTGCTATTTTATAAcccaccagtagatggcagctGGAATGATCATATTTGCATTTCATTGGACTAATAGACTAATTTAACTTGCCAGAAGCCAGATTGAGTGTAGTCCTAACTCGAGTTCAACACATTATCAGTCTGGAATTCTTCTTGGTGAAAGAGTTTGGGGAAAGGTGGAATGTTTAGTAAAATAGTTCCACCAGAATGAGAACAGTGGAAAATACTTATACATCCAACTTCTGGAAAATATAGTTGTGAGAGCAGCACAGACATCTGCTTCACAAATGAACAAAGTAGTATGTTTGTCAATGTCACTACTAGTTGACTTGAGCTCAATGGAGCAGAAAAGGTTCAATATGGATTGTTAggagtttgtgtattttaatgttatgcACAAAGTACGGACAAATCGACACCAGCATCCCCCATGTCAACATAATTCTTTTTTCTCTTCCAAGTTGTAGTATACAGTGCACTTACTTTGTGATTGCCCCAGAGCCTGGCCAGGCCATTGGGGTCCATGATGCGGAAGACTTTGCTCTCAGGATCCTCCCAGCGGATATAGTTCTCGTACCGGCTATCAGACAGGAGCTGGTAGACATAGTCCCAGAGTAACCTGCAGTCTATGGGCACAGCATGATAAGATCAGGAAAATTATCTTTAATACTCAGCCAgaaccacaacaacaaaaaaatcacaaatatttcGTCAAACTTCTGAAACCACCAGTTTTGATGATTATAAAAttccaaaataaaatgattatattTACTATAAACATCTTTATAGCTGCCTGACCAGCACTTGGGTCTCCTAACTCTCACCTGCTATCCTTCCTATCGGCATTTGCTGCTCCTCCGGTGGTGACACAGGCATGATGATGTTTCTGTACAGTACATCCTCCTGTTTTATGAGGTGCTGTTGCTGCTGCGGGGTGAGTGGGTGCAGCAGGCCATGGGCTTTACTGTCCCGGCCGTTCTCCATTTTACCCTGAGAGGGGGGTCCCGAACGCCCGTGTCTGAAGTCCATCCCCACTGAGCTCCTGTTGGGGCTGAGCAGCAGAGGGTTCATTATGGCACTGGGCATGAGCTGGATGACCCGTGGAGGACCAGCCTCCTGAGGGCCTGGGCTCCCAGGACAGGGGGTCTCTTTGGGGGTGGAACAGTGGCCGTTGGGGGCAGCGGGGGACACAGACAATGGGTATACATCCTCGGGTAGGTGGTGGTTGCTGTCCGGCAGCTGTGAAAAGGACTGCATGTGGTCCTCTGTGGGGCGGGGGATCTGCTCTGGAGAGGACTGTCTGGGTGCGGCGTGATGAGGAGAGCGAGACCGGTGCCGCAGTTCAATGGTCGGCGTGTGCTGAGGAATGGGCTCTGGTCCTCTGGATGTCCTCCGTACCGTGTCTGTGGACAGAAAGGTCCACAACTGctcaaatatatttgtttttagatggtagGGCAACAAAAGTAACAACTGTTGAGGACCCTgataatttaagaaaataaatctgATTTGAATACGTATTGTTCACAGCTTTGCGATTCCACCGGTATAGGAATTAGTGTAGTCTTTAGTTTGTCCACTAGGTGTCACAAACAGTATTTATGTGGGCaggttttaatgtgtgtgttaagACAGCTAGATATTTCACTAAGCAGCtcctatataaaaaaatatatttatatatttcctTGTGGAACAGGTTTTACTAGCACTGCCTGAAAACTACTGAATGGTATTTGTTAAGATGTCAATCATAAACTTAAGTATGTCAGGTTGCCACAAAAATGTTTCTACTCTTTTTAGTCTGGGAACACACATCGCCAGTGGGCTCTATAATAAGTTTAGAGCCATGTATATTATAATGGTTTAGAATTGCAAAGCTT contains:
- the etv6 gene encoding transcription factor ETV6 isoform X2, yielding MSESSPAVAKERSSFSPSANPLPNSTSSPVHAPASRPASRMEDEPNRLPAHLRLQPVYWNREDVAQWLRWAEKEFALRPITSSSFQMNGKALLLLTKEDFRYRSPHSGDVLYELLQHILKQRKPHAFFPSAYFPGNSFHLQPDSVAVPHMKLDDTVRRTSRGPEPIPQHTPTIELRHRSRSPHHAAPRQSSPEQIPRPTEDHMQSFSQLPDSNHHLPEDVYPLSVSPAAPNGHCSTPKETPCPGSPGPQEAGPPRVIQLMPSAIMNPLLLSPNRSSVGMDFRHGRSGPPSQGKMENGRDSKAHGLLHPLTPQQQQHLIKQEDVLYRNIIMPVSPPEEQQMPIGRIADCRLLWDYVYQLLSDSRYENYIRWEDPESKVFRIMDPNGLARLWGNHKNRTNMTYEKMSRALRHYYKLNIIRKEPGQRLLFRFMKTPDEIMNGQAERLEHLESDIEETVYIKEECETTVGHNMN
- the etv6 gene encoding transcription factor ETV6 isoform X3; translation: MNGKALLLLTKEDFRYRSPHSGDVLYELLQHILKQRKPHAFFPSAYFPGNSFHLQPDSVAVPHMKLDDTVRRTSRGPEPIPQHTPTIELRHRSRSPHHAAPRQSSPEQIPRPTEDHMQSFSQLPDSNHHLPEDVYPLSVSPAAPNGHCSTPKETPCPGSPGPQEAGPPRVIQLMPSAIMNPLLLSPNRSSVGMDFRHGRSGPPSQGKMENGRDSKAHGLLHPLTPQQQQHLIKQEDVLYRNIIMPVSPPEEQQMPIGRIADCRLLWDYVYQLLSDSRYENYIRWEDPESKVFRIMDPNGLARLWGNHKNRTNMTYEKMSRALRHYYKLNIIRKEPGQRLLFRFMKTPDEIMNGQAERLEHLESDIEETVYIKEECETTVGHNMN
- the etv6 gene encoding transcription factor ETV6 isoform X1 codes for the protein MSESSPAVAKQERSSFSPSANPLPNSTSSPVHAPASRPASRMEDEPNRLPAHLRLQPVYWNREDVAQWLRWAEKEFALRPITSSSFQMNGKALLLLTKEDFRYRSPHSGDVLYELLQHILKQRKPHAFFPSAYFPGNSFHLQPDSVAVPHMKLDDTVRRTSRGPEPIPQHTPTIELRHRSRSPHHAAPRQSSPEQIPRPTEDHMQSFSQLPDSNHHLPEDVYPLSVSPAAPNGHCSTPKETPCPGSPGPQEAGPPRVIQLMPSAIMNPLLLSPNRSSVGMDFRHGRSGPPSQGKMENGRDSKAHGLLHPLTPQQQQHLIKQEDVLYRNIIMPVSPPEEQQMPIGRIADCRLLWDYVYQLLSDSRYENYIRWEDPESKVFRIMDPNGLARLWGNHKNRTNMTYEKMSRALRHYYKLNIIRKEPGQRLLFRFMKTPDEIMNGQAERLEHLESDIEETVYIKEECETTVGHNMN